One Brassica napus cultivar Da-Ae unplaced genomic scaffold, Da-Ae ScsIHWf_1315;HRSCAF=1878, whole genome shotgun sequence DNA segment encodes these proteins:
- the LOC125596867 gene encoding protein RDM1-like — MQSDVTMNPRASDDSSSSDVEAEISDGDGFLPIDRPHTVAEDEVSLLMRAEAYQGYMKELPLPTSRGSLIPFTSWVGLGMSIKELYGQPLHYLTNVLLQRWDQARLGSDSEVQSLDLIIHPLKAEATIWLVEEIHRLTSSHLQIAELWGSDPMYHMLIDPIIPKLSQS; from the exons ATGCAGAGTGACGTGACTATGAATCCACGAGCATCAGACGACTCTAGCTCCTCTGACGTCGAAGCTGAGATCAGCGACGGCGATGGCTTTTTGCCGATCGATAGACCTCATACAGTCGCCGAAGACGAAG TTTCGCTGTTGATGAGAGCAGAGGCGTATCAAGGCTACATGAAGGAGCTTCCTCTTCCGACAAGCCGCGGTTCTTTGATTCCGTTCACGAGCTGGGTTGGGTTAGGCATGTCGATCAAGGAGCTTTATGGTCAGCCTTTGCATTACCTCACGAACGTTCTATTACAGCGTTGGGATCAAGCAAGACTGGGTAGTGATTCTGAAGTTCAGAGCTTGGATTTGATCATTCATCCTTTGAAAGCTGAAGCTACCATTTGGCTTGTTGAAGAGATTCATCGGCTCACTTCTTCTCATCTTCAGATTGCTGAGCTTTGGGGTTCTGATCCTATGTATCACATGTTGATTGATCCAATCATTCCCAAGTTATCACAATCATAA
- the LOC125596866 gene encoding pentatricopeptide repeat-containing protein At3g22690-like has translation MAILGTVLHLSPVVFATSTSRPFLPNQTHRTKPTTNSLSSPITSLKKCKTIDELKLFHHSLAKQGLDNDVSAITKLVARSCELGTRESLTFARQLFDISYGSRYMYNSLIRGYASSGLCEEALLLFLRMMIDGVSPDKYTFPFGLSACAKSRTIRDGVQIHGLIVRMDYAKDLFVQNSLVHFYAECGDLVCARKVFDGMPQRNVVSWTSMICGYARRGFAEEAVDLFFEMMRSEDVRPNSVTMVCVISACAKLEDLEIGEKVHAFISSSGVEVNDVMVSALVDMYMKCNDNDTAKQLFEQYGARNLDLCNAMASNYVRQGLTKEALDVLSLMMDSGVRPDRISTLSAISSCSQLKNVLLGKSCHGYVLRNGFESWDNVSNALIDMYMKCRKQDTAVKIFDRMMNKTVVTWNSIIAGYIENGDVDAAWETFNTMPEKNIVSWNTIIGGLVQEGMFEEAIEVFRSMQSEEGVDADGVTMMSIASACGHLGALDLAKWIYYYVEKNKIQLDVKLGTTLVDMFSRCGDPETALSIFDGLANRDVSAWTAAIRAMAMSGNAERAIGLFDEMIEQGLKPDGVVFVGALTACSHGGLVQQGKEIFESMEKVHGVSPEEVHYGCMVDLLGRAGLLEEALQLIKSMPLEPNDVIWNSLLAACRVQGNVEMAAYAAGKIQVLAPERTGSYVLLSNVYASAGRWNDVAKVRLSMKEKGLRKPPGTSLIEIRGKTHEFTSGDESHPEMPQIEAMLDEVSRELGHVPDLSSVLMDVDEQEKRFMLSRHSEKLAMAFGLISSNKGTRIRIVKNLRVCSDCHSFAKSASKVYNREIVLRDNNRFHFISQGKCSCNDFW, from the coding sequence ATGGCGATACTGGGTACTGTTCTCCATCTCTCTCCTGTGGTCTTCGCCACTTCAACTTCAAGACCATTTCTTCCAAACCAGACCCACCGCACCAAACCCACCACGAATAGCCTCTCATCACCAATCACCTCGTTAAAGAAGTGCAAAACCATCGACGAACTCAAGCTCTTCCACCACTCCCTCGCGAAGCAAGGCCTTGACAACGACGTCTCCGCCATAACCAAGCTCGTAGCTCGAAGCTGCGAATTGGGCACTCGCGAAAGCCTAACCTTTGCGAGACAGCTGTTTGATATCTCCTACGGGTCTCGTTACATGTACAACTCTTTGATCCGTGGGTACGCGTCCTCTGGGCTATGTGAAGAAGCGTTACTGCTCTTTCTCCGAATGATGATCGACGGGGTCTCTCCGGATAAGTACACGTTCCCCTTTGGATTGAGCGCGTGTGCCAAAAGTAGAACGATTCGTGACGGGGTTCAGATTCATGGGTTGATCGTTAGGATGGATTACGCTAAGGATCTGTTCGTGCAGAACTCGTTGGTTCATTTCTACGCGGAGTGTGGAGATCTTGTTTGTGCGCGGAAGGTGTTCGATGGAATGCCTCAGAGAAACGTAGTTTCTTGGACGAGTATGATTTGCGGTTACGCGAGGCGTGGTTTTGCTGAAGAAGctgttgatttgtttttcgagatgatgagaagtgaAGACGTGAGGCCTAACTCGGTCACGATGGTGTGTGTGATCTCCGCTTGTGCTAAGCTAGAGGATCTTGAAATAGGCGAAAAGGTTCATGCTTTTATCAGCAGTTCTGGCGTTGAAGTGAATGATGTTATGGTTAGTGCTCTGGTCGATATGTATATGAAATGCAATGATAATGATACAGCGAAGCAGCTTTTTGAGCAATACGGTGCGAGGAATTTGGATTTGTGCAACGCCATGGCCTCGAATTACGTACGCCAGGGGTTAACGAAGGAGGCTTTAGATGTCTTGAGTCTAATGATGGACTCTGGTGTTAGACCTGATAGGATTTCAACGTTGAGTGCGATTTCATCTTGTTCACAACTGAAGAACGTTCTGCTGGGAAAGAGTTGTCATGGATATGTACTGAGGAATGGGTTTGAAAGTTGGGATAACGTAAGTAATGCTCTGATTGATATGTACATGAAGTGTCGGAAGCAAGATACTGCGGTTAAGATCTTTGATCGGATGATGAACAAGACAGTTGTCACGTGGAACTCAATAATCGCTGGATATATTGAGAATGGTGATGTGGATGCAGCTTGGGAAACATTCAACACCATGCCTGAGAAGAACATTGTTTCTTGGAACACGATCATTGGCGGTTTGGTTCAAGAAGGCATGTTCGAGGAAGCGATTGAAGTTTTCCGGTCTATGCAAAGCGAAGAGGGTGTTGATGCGGATGGAGTGACGATGATGAGCATTGCATCTGCTTGTGGGCACTTGGGAGCTCTTGATCTTGCAAAATGGATATATTACTACGTTGAGAAGAACAAGATTCAGCTTGATGTCAAACTTGGTACCACTTTAGTGGATATGTTTTCCAGGTGTGGCGATCCCGAAACCGCACTGTCTATATTCGATGGTTTGGCTAACAGAGATGTCTCGGCTTGGACAGCTGCTATAAGAGCAATGGCGATGTCAGGAAACGCTGAGAGGGCCATAGGGCTTTTCGATGAGATGATTGAACAAGGTTTGAAACCAGATGGGGTAGTGTTTGTTGGAGCGTTGACAGCTTGTAGCCATGGTGGATTGGTCCAACAAGGTAAGGAGATCTTCGAGTCAATGGAGAAAGTTCACGGAGTTTCTCCTGAAGAAGTGCACTATGGATGCATGGTTGATCTACTTGGTCGAGCAGGACTGTTGGAGGAAGCTCTGCAACTCATAAAGTCCATGCCTTTGGAGCCAAACGATGTGATTTGGAACTCTCTTTTAGCCGCTTGTCGTGTTCAGGGCAACGTGGAGATGGCTGCTTATGCAGCTGGGAAGATACAAGTCTTGGCTCCAGAGAGAACAGGGAGTTATGTGCTTCTCTCTAATGTTTACGCATCAGCTGGAAGATGGAACGATGTGGCAAAAGTGAGGCTGAGTATGAAGGAGAAAGGGTTACGCAAACCACCGGGAACTAGTTTAATAGAGATTCGAGGCAAGACTCATGAGTTCACATCAGGGGATGAGTCACACCCTGAGATGCCGCAAATAGAAGCAATGCTCGATGAAGTTAGCCGTGAGCTAGGCCATGTACCTGATCTCAGCAGTGTTCTGATGGATGTAGATGAGCAAGAGAAGAGATTCATGCTTAGTCGACACAGCGAGAAACTTGCAATGGCCTTTGGTCTCATCAGCTCAAACAAAGGCACAAGAATAAGAATAGTAAAAAACCTGAGAGTATGTTCTGATTGTCATTCATTCGCAAAGTCAGCATCCAAAGTGTATAACAGAGAAATCGTTCTAAGAGACAATAACAGGTTTCATTTCATAAGTCAAGGCAAGTGTTCTTGTAATGACTTCTGGTGA